A portion of the Faecalibacterium sp. I3-3-89 genome contains these proteins:
- the pyrE gene encoding orotate phosphoribosyltransferase: MSEALEILKSCDAFLEGHFLLSSGRHSSAYCQMAYLQQYPDRCAEVMKAVADKIKEMDVDVIVGPAMGGIVYAYELARQTGKRAIFTERVDNVMILKRFAIHPGEKCLIAEDVVTTGISSLETKRVIEEAGGVCLGITCVVDRTKPEAPSPIPIVASALKLDLPNYAPEECPICKEGKLPLVHLGSRKMKQEAKQTL; this comes from the coding sequence ATGAGTGAAGCACTTGAGATTCTGAAGAGCTGTGACGCATTTCTGGAGGGCCATTTCCTGCTTTCCTCCGGCCGCCATTCCAGCGCATACTGCCAGATGGCTTATCTGCAGCAGTACCCCGACCGCTGCGCCGAGGTCATGAAGGCCGTGGCCGATAAGATCAAGGAGATGGATGTGGACGTCATCGTCGGCCCGGCCATGGGCGGCATCGTCTACGCCTACGAGCTGGCCCGTCAGACCGGCAAGCGCGCCATCTTCACCGAGCGCGTGGACAACGTGATGATCCTGAAGCGCTTTGCCATCCATCCGGGTGAGAAGTGCCTCATCGCGGAGGACGTCGTGACCACCGGCATCTCCTCTCTGGAGACCAAGCGCGTCATCGAAGAGGCAGGCGGCGTCTGCCTCGGCATCACCTGCGTGGTGGACCGCACCAAGCCCGAGGCTCCGTCCCCCATCCCCATCGTGGCAAGCGCCCTCAAGCTGGACCTGCCCAACTACGCCCCCGAGGAGTGCCCCATCTGCAAGGAGGGCAAGCTGCCTCTGGTGCATCTGGGCAGCCGCAAGATGAAGCAGGAAGCCAAGCAGACCCTGTAA
- a CDS encoding carbamoyl phosphate synthase small subunit, with the protein MNAYLLLANGMVFAGQSVGAEGVTVGEVVFATGMVGFQETLTDPSYYGQIITQTYPLIGNYGMNKDDMESDRIWAKGYIVREACKTPSNWRCEETLDSFLKKNNTIGIEGIDTRHLTRIIRESGVMNGAILTTFDPADPANAEKTEALLADIRAYAVTDAVKSVTCAKPEVYNEKGETHIVLMHYGCKRNIVRCLVKRGCKVTVMPAFATAEEVAALAPDGIMLSNGPGDPAEPVEVIENLKQIFELNIPTFGICLGHQLSALAAGAKTMKLKYGHRGANQPVTDFESGRTFITSQNHGYAVVGDELPAEMGEVAQVNANDGTCEGIKYKKWNCFTVQFHPEANGGPKDTEFLFDRFLNNVKAAKKEAR; encoded by the coding sequence ATGAACGCATATCTTCTTTTGGCGAACGGTATGGTCTTTGCCGGCCAGTCGGTGGGCGCAGAGGGCGTCACCGTGGGCGAGGTCGTCTTTGCCACCGGTATGGTGGGCTTTCAGGAGACCCTGACCGACCCCAGCTACTACGGCCAGATCATCACCCAGACCTATCCCCTCATCGGCAACTACGGCATGAACAAGGACGATATGGAGTCGGACCGGATCTGGGCCAAGGGCTACATCGTCCGCGAGGCCTGCAAGACCCCGTCCAACTGGCGCTGTGAGGAGACGCTGGACAGCTTTCTGAAGAAAAACAATACCATCGGCATCGAGGGCATCGACACCCGCCACCTCACCCGCATCATCCGGGAGAGCGGCGTCATGAACGGCGCCATCCTGACCACCTTCGACCCCGCCGACCCGGCCAACGCGGAGAAGACCGAGGCCCTGCTGGCAGACATCCGGGCCTACGCCGTTACCGACGCCGTCAAGAGCGTCACCTGCGCAAAGCCCGAGGTCTACAACGAGAAGGGCGAGACCCACATCGTGCTGATGCACTACGGCTGCAAGCGGAACATCGTCCGCTGCCTCGTCAAGCGGGGCTGCAAGGTGACGGTCATGCCCGCCTTTGCCACCGCCGAGGAGGTCGCAGCTCTGGCCCCGGACGGCATCATGCTCTCCAACGGCCCCGGCGACCCCGCCGAGCCGGTGGAGGTCATCGAGAACCTCAAGCAGATCTTTGAGCTGAACATCCCCACCTTTGGCATCTGCCTCGGCCATCAGCTCTCTGCACTGGCCGCCGGTGCCAAGACCATGAAGCTCAAGTACGGCCACCGCGGTGCCAACCAGCCCGTCACCGATTTTGAGTCGGGCCGCACCTTCATCACCAGCCAGAACCACGGCTATGCAGTCGTGGGCGACGAGCTGCCCGCCGAGATGGGCGAGGTGGCACAGGTGAACGCCAACGACGGCACCTGCGAGGGCATCAAGTACAAGAAGTGGAACTGCTTCACCGTCCAGTTCCACCCCGAAGCCAACGGCGGCCCCAAGGACACCGAGTTCCTGTTCGACCGCTTCCTGAACAACGTCAAAGCAGCAAAGAAGGAGGCACGCTGA